The Aspergillus flavus chromosome 6, complete sequence nucleotide sequence CTCTCCCGACAAATCCTCTATCCAACCGACCACGAAATGCAACCCCTACCTGTCCAGCTCCTCGGCGCAACAGCCCTATACACACCCAAGGAAATGAACGGCGCTCAAATGATCGACCCGTTTATCTTCCAGGGCGCACATCCAGATACAAACgtgtatctcttcttcagctgtaCCACCCACCTACCTCCCATTTCTCCAAGTATAAATACAGAAACTAACTAAGGTGAATGAACAGTCCTCGACACCCCCAACAACTTCTCCGACAGCACAGACAAATACCACTGCCAGCTCATCGTCTCCTGGGCCGACTCAAAGGGCATCGACGTCCCGAAATCAAACGCAGAGCGCCTCGCCCTCATGAAATCTCTAACGACGAACTGGGCTGATCCGTTCCGGTCTCTTATTCACCAGATCCCAGATGAGACGGAGGTGGTTTCGATTCGTGTTGCCGATTGGATTTTCAGTCCGCGGAGGCAAAGGGGTCATCCTCGGGTTGTTCTTGTGGGCGATTCGGCGCATACTATGACTATGTGTTtgttgtccttttctttttagtaTCTTGTGGGGTGGAGCTGTTTACTAACGGAAGGGATGTAGTCAGAGGTGAAGGTGCCAATAACGCTATCGTGGATGTACAGGATCTGGTTAAGAGGATTGATTTTACGTTGGCTGGGTATGAAACCACTCTTAGTTGGGCTTGGTTCATGGGTGATGTGATATGCTAACGAGGTGTAGATCGTTCACGCTAGATGCCCTTCGTTCTTCTGTTGCCGCATATGAACAGGATATCTTTGCCCGTGCGGAAACGTCTGTTCTGAATTCCAGACAGGCGTGTCTTGATGCGCATGATTTTGAGAAGATTTTGAATGGGAGTCCTTTGGTTTCGAAGAGGGTGCTTCAGGAGGATAAGTAAGTCTGAGTATCTTTAGGATAGAATTTGATCGGAGATCTACCCGGGTATGCAAAAGTTGGGTATAACTCATGAAGATCAAGTGATGAGATTATGATAGAGAAGACTTCGATTAAATACAGCAATATGACATTGGAATTGGATCTTCCATGAAATGAACTGTATGGAGTGTAAAAGCGACGCCCATACAAGGATCGAGTACATACAATGTCTTCCTCGCGAATAAGTCTAACTGCTGCAACATCCGTCACGCACGATGTAGTTACGGTACATTTAGATTAAAACCATGCTTTACGTTGATACTGAGTCGTCTATCCAATCAGATCTTTAACGTTCGTCTGCTGTACCATGGTTGCTTGAAGCCACCTCCAGGTGAAGAATCTTGGATGACATTGGAGGCGCCTTCGCAACATCACCTGAGCCGTCAGTGTTTGACCATTAGGTTGAGTTTTTCTATTTCGGACCAGAAAAACATGAGcagcaaaaagaaatgaaccGTCTGTCTGAAAAAGTTCAAAAGTCAAGGCAGACATTTTCATAAGTTAGAAACCGGTGGCGTGAAATACCTTGACCCGAAATGCAGTGTTCGCAGGGTCAAGTTTAGGGTCATAGGTTCAACATTAGGTTTAACATTAGGGTCAGCATTAGGGTCAGAAATTAAGGCATCAAGGCAGTAATCAGGCATAATTAAGGCATTTATATTACCGAAATAGGCAGTGAAAGCGGATTACATAAGACGACCCTAAACCTCAAACGCGCcacctcgtcttcttccctgcagtctttgttttcttcccaTTTTCCATCCACAGCAAGCTCGTCACCCACAGCCATCGATCTGCATCGATTTGggcatcattttctttttacttcgACCCGGTTGGGCCCAAAATCACGCTGTATACTTGCTGTGAGTGAGTTGGGGTGCAGTCCGCTTCGCTGACCGCCTTTGGATATGGCTCGCATTGCTACGCGTGTTGCCGGGCAGCAGGATATCCATGGTTTGAAGGCGAGTCCACCGAGGAGACGGTGGACGAGAAGTCAAAGTCGGGAGCTTGAGGCTCATCCGATGGATGATGTTGCCGCTGGGAAGTCTTCTCTGAAGGGTAACAAGTTGTGGAAGGGCAAAGGGAAATTGGGCGGACATGGTCAGTATTGTTTGTTTTGTTCACACTGAAACCGGACAATAAAATCAAGTCTTCTTCTGTCatgtatttttctttttctattaagGCTTTCTGTGAGTTTGTTGTTATTTATTTTGCTGTCATGTGGAGGATATCTGAACTGCACCTTCTACGCTCCCGCGGAATGGGAACTTACATCTCCATCGATAGACTTGGACGTCGTCACAGAAGAATCACCGCTCAAGTCATCCCGAAAGTCGGGATTTCCAGCTCGTCAGGTGATTCCTGAATCGCCTGAGGATGTGCACAACAACACCATGTCGGGCTCTACGATTATCGTACCTGAGGCAGAAACAGAtcaagaggaggatgaggatgatgaccaGGACGAGCTGGGGCCAGAGTTGATGCTCGAAACTCTTCCCAGCTTGGAGCGATCCGCAAAGGATGTTCTTGATTTTCTGGTCCCTGGCTCCGCAGATCTTAAAAGTATCGTCAATATGGCCAAGCGGCTCTCAGATCCCAGGAACACCCAAAGCAAACGTTTAAACCTCCGTAAGAATGCCTTGAAGAACCAGCCGGGGTGGTTCGAGGGCAGGACATACATCGACGTCACGCGAGCTAGCGAGTCCCTCTCGTCTCATTTCTCGAAGGATGGGGTCCAGCTAAATTGGAGCGCGGAGCCTATCCTCCATCACGCTAACTGTGCCCGTTTCGCTCTCGAGGTGCTTCTGGCTAGTAATAATTCAACCGGCTTCAGAAAGGCCATAAGGGACGTGGAAGGTCAGTTTCCAGCGCCTTTTATGCGTGATCTGGTCAATGGTCGGCGGAATGCCGTTGGGGAAAGCGCGCTTTTAAAGGACACCTTCCAGCTCGCCTTGGAGATCCGCACTCAGTCCTTGATCATGCAGTTGGAGTATCGTCAGCATGAACCCAGCTTCGATCCGAACTTCATCCTGGAAGACGGATTCTTCCTGGATGTGTCTGTTCACGAACCGATTGACAGCGACAATGCTCCAATGCGTGGGTTCAACTTGCCAAGGCTTAACATTGATGGCTCTCTACCCGACGAGTTCAGGGAGGCAGCATCCGATCGCTTCGAAGAAATGGTCGCCAATCTACCAGATGAAGATGGCACCTTTGATATTGACGACTTCAAAACAACCTACTCCTGGCGGAGCTTCCTCCTGCGAGCGGCTCGATGGATTCGCAAACGATGTGAGGAAATTGATCAGGACATAAGCCGTCAGCCGAGTGCAGAATCTGCGCGCGAGGAATTTTTTGCAGAAATTGACGCGAAGAATCGTCGCAGTAGCAGCGTGGCGGGTCGCTCTAGCTTGGCTCCCCGACATACAGAGGAAAGGAGTGAGCGGGGGACGATCGCTTCTCCCGACAATCGAAGAGTTTCGGCGATCCCACCTGCAACTCCTAGAGACTCGCCGAGGGGCGTTGAGTCTAAGGAACGGAGAAAATCTGGAAAACCGTGAGTTGAGAGTTTTTTTATCATCTCAGCAGCTGGCTAACCTGTTTAGGGCTTTTTTGAACAAATCATCTCTCGAGCGCATAGCGCAAAGAGTAAAACAGCCCCATGTGTCCATCAGGGATTTCGAGGCGCGCAGACAATCAGACGCTGCTGCCAGACCAGCTCCAAGAAATATCCATAAGGAATCCGAATCGCAGCTTCGGCGCCAGACCCTACCAGCGCCCCGGCAATCGAGACCGGCAGCATTTGAAGAAGCAACCGAAGAACATGTCGAAGAGCCTGCCGAGGAGCCTGCAGAAGAGCCTACTGGAGAACATATCGAAGAGCGAACCGAAGAGCTTATTGAAGAACATACTGGAGAACATATCGAAGAGCGAACCGAAGAACATATCGAAGAGCATACCGAAGACCTTATTGAAGAACATACCGAAGTGCGCACTGAAGAACCTACTGAAGTATCAGGCTTCCGTGAAGAATCGCCGCTCCTGCACCATGATGAACAGGATGTCTTTAACGTGGACAGCGAGTCTGAACTGTCTGAACTCTTTGTTGGTGAACGTACACAATTAGAGAAGTCCCACAGTCCCGTTATGAGGAGGTCACGCGAGCCTCGCTTTGCAACTCTCAGCCCTGTCAGGACCAGACTCTTCGCAACAGAGGTACGCCTCGAACCAACCTCGACGCAGACGAGCAACACCTTTCGCCCAATACCCTCCAGTCAAGAACTGTGGAAAGCAGCCGCGTCACGCCGTGGTACAACTCCTACACAGACGAGCAACGCCTCGCGTCCACTGCCCTCCATCCAAGAGCTATGGAAAGCCGGCAACCGCGACGGTCCATCCAAACATGCCAAAATGTCCGAACAGGCCTCCCGATTCATCGACCGTCAAGCCAACGCGCACCGCGTCTCCCCCATCAGCCAATCGGCCGATCCACAAAGCGCAGAACGACGCCACACCGAACTGCAGTCCAAGAAACGACGACGCTACGAAtcagaggatgaagagagcgaCGGCGAACTCAGCAACTACAACCGTCCCGTCGACACTGCACGCAGGCGTGCAGAAAAGCCCGCACAGCCTAACAAACGCCAGAGAATCGAAGAACACGACGAATCCGCAGCTCAGCTGCTGAACGGTCTGCAAGAGACCACGCGCAGAACTTCCGTTCGTGAATCGCCCGAGGCAGCGCCCAGAAGTACCAACCCCGTCCCTGTATCCTCTAGCGCGAGACACACAGTCACATCGACGAAGGCACCAGTGCGATGGACGCCGGCCGAAGACAAGCGACTGATTCGGTTAATTGAAGAAGTCGGTCTAGGAGGACCCAAGGGCAGCGGATGGTGCAAGATCGCGAGTCAAAACGAGGCGCAGCCAGTTAAGGAGGGCGAGAGCCGCATCGCAGGGCGCAACCAAGTCCAGCTCAAGGACAGGGCAAGGAACATTAAAATCAGATATCTTAAGTatgtctctttctcttgtcATTTACCGGAGAATGAAACTAACACAAAACAGAGACCGAAAACCTCTTCCCTCGAACTTCGAGCACGTAACCATGAAAGAGAAAGACCGGGCCATGCTCGCGGCGAAAGGTATCAACGTGACTTGATCGCAGAGGGTGATCTTTTTCCTTCACTTTGTCTTGTACACTTGTCTCTTGCACTTATTCTTGTGATTTCCGTCTCCAGAATGATACCCCTAATGCGAGTCGCGCGTTCTTCGAGTGTCGTGGTTCAACGTCGGAGCTCTTTTATGTTTATGGTTTGGTTTCATGATATGGTTTAATcaaatatttattctatggTATATCGTTCAACAATATATTATGATTAAGCGAGCGGATCGGGTATCCAGCGTGCATAATAATCCAGCACAATACCGCAATAGACACGAGTCGACCAGCGATCtcacaagaaaagacagtATACAAGATACACAATCAAGCGAGCATATACAAACCATCCACAACACTATTCACACAAAACCATTCTCCAACCCACATCCCCCTAaaacaacccccaaacccccacaacaccagccacaaccccaacaaccacccCCCTCTCAGAAGAAATCTGGGAAGCACCAGCAACAACACTAGCCGACGGCGTCGCCCCCCCACTAACCGacgccgaagccgaagccgacACAGAAGCCCTCGCACTCCCCGTAGCCACCGAAGTAGTCAGAGTCTTCGAAGGGCTAGCCACAACATCCGGCTGATTGGGATACGCAGTCCCCGAAGGCGCAGTCACGATAGTGCCGGTAGCAGTCGACGGGGCGTTACTGGCGGTCTTCACCATGGTTGGGTTGACGCTTAGACTGGCGAGAGGGTCGGAGTCGCCGTCGTCGACGTCGGGGGCTGTGAGAATGCCGttggtttctgtttctcGTTCGGTGTCTTTGTCGGATTCGGGGGTTGTGGTTGGGTAGATGGCGCGGCGGGATTTGCTGGTGGTGAAGGTGCCGATTGTGTAGGTTTTTGGGCCGCCGCCTGGTTTCTTGTTAatcatttgttttctttgggttaTGGGTGCATTGATTGTGCATGGAGGTTAGGGTTTGGAGGTATAGATAGGATAAAACATACAAGAATCCGCCGGATACCCAGGACATTTCGTCGTACATTCCGTATTCTCAACCTTGGCGGAGAGCGGAGGAAGAGTATCTCCACAGAAACATTTCTGGTCTTGCACGGCATAAACAGGCTTGTTCTCTTCGTTGCAGATTTGCTGGCACAGAGCCACGGATTGGTATTCTGTCGAACGCGAAAGAGTCAAACTGCCCAGGTCATTGTAGCAGGCCGTATTCAAGGCGAGGGCTGGAACAGATAGAAGGCCGAGGATGGATAAGTTGATGATTGTTCTTGtcattttggattttttctttttgtttaGGTAGGTGTTTGAGTGAGTTGAatgaatgtatatatatgtcttTTTGGACGATTCGGCACCGGGCAgatttagtttattttatttataaattgGGAAAAAAGAGTGAATAAAGATCGAAGATGAAACAGACAAAGAACGGAAAGGTTAAAGATAGTTTAAATTTtcttccaaatcaaagagcgaagaaacagaaaaagggaCAAAAAAAGACACAGGTCGACAGGGCACAATCtcaaatataaaaataatctgATCCCTTCATCCACCCTTGAAAGAGAGacgaaagggaaaaaaaaaaat carries:
- a CDS encoding FAD binding domain protein — its product is MADEQLPVLIIGAGISGLVLAQYLKTKCVPFQIFERDSAIDARSGGWGLTLHWALPALRQLLPEDIVAQLPETYVNKEAAARGDTGRYQFFDLKSGEALYNVPAAERIRVSRVRMRQLLTSGIEVQWNKSLKDIKSSPDSVTAHFEDNSTCKGRLLLSCDGSRSLSRQILYPTDHEMQPLPVQLLGATALYTPKEMNGAQMIDPFIFQGAHPDTNVYLFFSFLDTPNNFSDSTDKYHCQLIVSWADSKGIDVPKSNAERLALMKSLTTNWADPFRSLIHQIPDETEVVSIRVADWIFSPRRQRGHPRVVLVGDSAHTMTMFRGEGANNAIVDVQDLVKRIDFTLAGSFTLDALRSSVAAYEQDIFARAETSVLNSRQACLDAHDFEKILNGSPLVSKRVLQEDK
- a CDS encoding putative WSC domain protein, coding for MTRTIINLSILGLLSVPALALNTACYNDLGSLTLSRSTEYQSVALCQQICNEENKPVYAVQDQKCFCGDTLPPLSAKVENTECTTKCPGYPADSCGGPKTYTIGTFTTSKSRRAIYPTTTPESDKDTERETETNGILTAPDVDDGDSDPLASLSVNPTMVKTASNAPSTATGTIVTAPSGTAYPNQPDVVASPSKTLTTSVATGSARASVSASASASVSGGATPSASVVAGASQISSERGVVVGVVAGVVGVWGLF
- a CDS encoding MYB DNA-binding domain protein, which codes for MARIATRVAGQQDIHGLKASPPRRRWTRSQSRELEAHPMDDVAAGKSSLKGNKLWKGKGKLGGHDLDVVTEESPLKSSRKSGFPARQVIPESPEDVHNNTMSGSTIIVPEAETDQEEDEDDDQDELGPELMLETLPSLERSAKDVLDFLVPGSADLKSIVNMAKRLSDPRNTQSKRLNLRKNALKNQPGWFEGRTYIDVTRASESLSSHFSKDGVQLNWSAEPILHHANCARFALEVLLASNNSTGFRKAIRDVEGQFPAPFMRDLVNGRRNAVGESALLKDTFQLALEIRTQSLIMQLEYRQHEPSFDPNFILEDGFFLDVSVHEPIDSDNAPMRGFNLPRLNIDGSLPDEFREAASDRFEEMVANLPDEDGTFDIDDFKTTYSWRSFLLRAARWIRKRCEEIDQDISRQPSAESAREEFFAEIDAKNRRSSSVAGRSSLAPRHTEERSERGTIASPDNRRVSAIPPATPRDSPRGVESKERRKSGKPAFLNKSSLERIAQRVKQPHVSIRDFEARRQSDAAARPAPRNIHKESESQLRRQTLPAPRQSRPAAFEEATEEHVEEPAEEPAEEPTGEHIEERTEELIEEHTGEHIEERTEEHIEEHTEDLIEEHTEVRTEEPTEVSGFREESPLLHHDEQDVFNVDSESELSELFVGERTQLEKSHSPVMRRSREPRFATLSPVRTRLFATEVRLEPTSTQTSNTFRPIPSSQELWKAAASRRGTTPTQTSNASRPLPSIQELWKAGNRDGPSKHAKMSEQASRFIDRQANAHRVSPISQSADPQSAERRHTELQSKKRRRYESEDEESDGELSNYNRPVDTARRRAEKPAQPNKRQRIEEHDESAAQLLNGLQETTRRTSVRESPEAAPRSTNPVPVSSSARHTVTSTKAPVRWTPAEDKRLIRLIEEVGLGGPKGSGWCKIASQNEAQPVKEGESRIAGRNQVQLKDRARNIKIRYLKDRKPLPSNFEHVTMKEKDRAMLAAKGINVT